The Pseudomonas sp. TH06 genome has a window encoding:
- a CDS encoding cupin domain-containing protein has protein sequence MNSDIPLQLLGGLTAREFLRDYWQKKPLLIRQAIPDFESPIDADELAGLALEEEVESRLVIEHGERPWELRRGPFAEDEFSKLPEKEWTLLVQAVDQFVPEVSELLENFRFLPSWRVDDVMISFAAPGGSVGPHFDNYDVFLLQGHGKRNWKIGQMCDSESPLLQHADLRILAEFHETEEWVLEPGDMLYLPPRLAHCGVAVDNCMTYSVGFRAPSASEVLTHFTDFLSQFLTDEERYTDADAQPAADPHQIQHDALDRLKSLLAEHMSDERLLLTWFGQYMTEPRYPELVVGPEEVEEEDFLSALQDGAILIRNPSARLAWSEVDDDLLLFASGQSRYLPGKLRELLKLICAADALHTDNLGEWLNDEDGRGLLCELVKQGSLGFADE, from the coding sequence ATGAATTCCGATATTCCTCTTCAACTTCTGGGCGGTCTCACGGCGCGCGAATTCCTGCGCGACTACTGGCAGAAAAAGCCACTGCTGATCCGTCAGGCGATTCCTGACTTCGAAAGCCCGATCGACGCCGACGAACTGGCCGGCCTGGCCCTGGAAGAAGAAGTCGAATCGCGCCTGGTGATCGAGCACGGCGAGCGCCCATGGGAACTGCGTCGCGGCCCGTTCGCTGAAGACGAATTCAGCAAATTGCCGGAAAAAGAGTGGACCCTGCTGGTTCAAGCCGTTGACCAGTTCGTCCCGGAAGTCAGCGAACTGCTGGAAAACTTCCGCTTCCTGCCGAGCTGGCGCGTCGACGACGTGATGATCAGCTTCGCCGCCCCGGGTGGCAGCGTCGGTCCGCACTTCGACAACTACGACGTGTTCCTGCTGCAAGGTCACGGCAAGCGCAACTGGAAAATCGGCCAGATGTGCGATTCCGAGAGCCCGCTACTGCAACACGCGGACCTGCGCATCCTCGCCGAATTCCACGAGACCGAAGAGTGGGTGCTGGAACCGGGCGACATGCTTTATCTGCCACCACGCCTGGCCCACTGCGGTGTCGCGGTCGACAACTGCATGACCTATTCGGTTGGCTTCCGCGCACCGAGCGCCTCTGAAGTGCTGACCCACTTCACCGACTTCCTCAGCCAGTTCCTGACTGACGAAGAGCGCTACACCGATGCCGACGCTCAGCCAGCAGCCGATCCGCACCAGATTCAACATGACGCGCTGGATCGCCTGAAGAGCCTGCTCGCCGAACACATGAGCGACGAGCGCCTGCTGCTGACCTGGTTCGGCCAGTACATGACCGAGCCGCGCTACCCGGAACTGGTGGTCGGCCCGGAAGAAGTCGAGGAAGAAGACTTCCTCAGCGCCCTGCAGGATGGCGCGATACTGATCCGCAACCCGAGCGCGCGTCTGGCCTGGTCGGAAGTCGACGACGATCTGCTGCTGTTCGCCAGCGGCCAGAGCCGTTATCTGCCGGGCAAACTGCGCGAACTGTTGAAGCTGATCTGTGCCGCCGACGCCCTGCACACCGACAACCTCGGTGAGTGGCTGAACGATGAAGACGGTCGCGGCCTGCTGTGCGAACTGGTCAAGCAAGGCAGCCTGGGGTTCGCCGATGAATAA
- a CDS encoding GNAT family N-acetyltransferase: MNKIRVRVADWQKDNAEIRRIRETVFIAEQSVPPELEWDADDATAVHFLAFEGDFPIGTARLLPDGHIGRVSVLKDWRGMKVGDALMQAVIAEAEARGLQEQMLSAQVQATAFYERLGFSLVSEEFLEAGIPHVDMVRHSA; the protein is encoded by the coding sequence ATGAATAAGATTCGCGTACGTGTCGCAGACTGGCAAAAGGACAACGCCGAGATCCGGCGCATTCGTGAAACGGTGTTCATCGCCGAACAATCGGTACCCCCTGAGCTGGAATGGGACGCGGATGACGCGACTGCAGTGCATTTTCTGGCGTTCGAAGGCGACTTTCCGATCGGCACTGCGCGCCTGTTGCCCGACGGGCACATCGGCCGGGTTTCGGTGCTGAAAGACTGGCGCGGGATGAAGGTCGGTGATGCGCTGATGCAAGCGGTGATTGCCGAAGCGGAAGCGCGCGGCTTGCAAGAGCAAATGCTCAGCGCGCAGGTGCAGGCCACGGCGTTCTATGAGCGTCTGGGCTTCAGCCTGGTCAGCGAGGAATTCCTCGAAGCCGGGATTCCGCATGTCGACATGGTTCGCCATTCGGCCTGA
- a CDS encoding secretin N-terminal domain-containing protein, with amino-acid sequence MSLRTLLTTLLLGCSFSVMAATEIVPLNYRTSTDMLPMAQDFLGKDGQVSAYGNQLIIKAEPDKIQELKALITQLDTAPKRLLITVDTNENNGRGDEGYSVNGAQTRIISRSTASRDGGVQQVQATDGMPALIQVGQSVPITSSQSNSYGDYSSQTQYRNVTQGFYVTASVTGDIVHLAISTNRDRMSQERPDVVNVQSTDTTVSGRLGEWITLAGVNRQTQADKQGLARSYSTQGRDDMTLRVKVDALD; translated from the coding sequence ATGTCCCTACGCACCCTGCTCACCACCCTGCTGCTCGGTTGCAGTTTTTCGGTGATGGCAGCCACAGAGATCGTGCCTCTCAATTACCGTACCAGCACCGACATGCTGCCGATGGCGCAAGACTTTCTCGGCAAGGACGGTCAGGTCAGCGCCTATGGCAATCAACTGATCATCAAGGCCGAACCGGACAAGATTCAGGAACTGAAGGCGCTGATCACCCAGCTCGACACCGCGCCGAAACGCCTGCTGATCACGGTCGACACCAACGAAAACAATGGTCGTGGCGACGAAGGTTATTCGGTCAACGGCGCGCAAACGCGCATCATCAGCCGCAGCACCGCCAGCCGCGACGGCGGCGTGCAGCAAGTGCAAGCCACTGACGGCATGCCGGCGCTGATCCAGGTCGGCCAGAGCGTGCCAATCACCAGCAGCCAGAGCAATTCCTACGGCGATTACAGCAGCCAGACCCAATACCGCAACGTCACCCAGGGTTTCTATGTCACCGCCAGCGTCACCGGCGACATCGTTCACCTGGCGATCAGTACCAACCGTGACCGCATGAGCCAGGAACGTCCCGATGTAGTGAACGTGCAAAGCACCGACACAACCGTCAGCGGACGCCTGGGTGAATGGATCACACTGGCCGGCGTGAATCGCCAGACTCAGGCTGACAAACAGGGCCTGGCCCGCAGCTACTCGACTCAAGGCCGGGATGACATGACCTTGCGGGTCAAAGTCGATGCCTTGGACTAA
- the purB gene encoding adenylosuccinate lyase, with protein MQLSSLTAVSPVDGRYAGKTQALRPIFSEYGLIRARVLVEVRWLQRLAAHAGIPEVPAFSAEANAVLNELAENFSLEHAERVKEIERTTNHDVKAIEYLLKEQAAKLPELAKVSEFIHFACTSEDINNLSHALMLREGRDDVMLPLMRQTANAIRELAIRFADVPMLSRTHGQPASPTTLGKELANVVYRLERQIAQVAAVPLLGKINGAVGNYNAHLSAYPQIDWEANARAFIEDELGLGFNPYTTQIEPHDYIAELFDAIARFNTILIDFDRDIWGYISLGYFKQRTIAGEIGSSTMPHKVNPIDFENSEGNLGIANALFQHLASKLPISRWQRDLTDSTVLRNLGVGFAHSVIAYEASLKGISKLELNEQKIAADLDACWEVLAEPIQTVMRRYNIENPYEKLKELTRGKGISPEALQTFIDGLDMPAAAKAELKQLTPANYIGNAVAQAKRI; from the coding sequence CCGATTTTCAGCGAGTACGGCCTGATCCGTGCCCGCGTTCTGGTTGAAGTGCGCTGGCTTCAGCGCCTCGCCGCTCACGCCGGTATCCCGGAAGTGCCAGCCTTCTCCGCCGAGGCCAACGCCGTTCTCAATGAACTGGCTGAAAACTTCTCGCTGGAGCACGCCGAGCGCGTCAAAGAGATCGAGCGCACCACCAACCACGACGTCAAAGCGATCGAATACCTGCTCAAAGAGCAAGCGGCCAAGCTGCCGGAGCTGGCCAAGGTCAGCGAGTTCATCCACTTTGCCTGCACCAGCGAAGACATCAACAACCTGTCCCACGCCCTGATGCTGCGCGAAGGCCGTGACGACGTGATGCTGCCGCTGATGCGCCAGACTGCCAACGCCATCCGCGAACTGGCCATCCGTTTCGCCGACGTGCCGATGCTGTCGCGCACCCACGGCCAACCAGCCTCCCCGACCACTCTGGGTAAAGAGCTGGCGAACGTGGTTTACCGTCTCGAGCGCCAGATCGCTCAAGTCGCTGCCGTGCCGCTGCTGGGCAAGATCAACGGCGCTGTCGGCAACTACAACGCACACTTGTCGGCCTACCCGCAGATCGACTGGGAAGCCAATGCCCGCGCCTTCATCGAAGACGAGCTGGGTCTGGGTTTCAACCCGTACACCACGCAGATCGAACCGCACGACTACATTGCCGAACTGTTCGACGCCATTGCGCGCTTCAACACCATCCTGATCGACTTCGACCGTGACATCTGGGGCTACATCTCCCTGGGTTATTTCAAACAGCGCACCATCGCTGGCGAAATCGGTTCGTCGACCATGCCGCACAAGGTCAACCCGATCGACTTCGAAAACTCCGAAGGCAACCTGGGTATCGCCAACGCACTGTTCCAGCACCTGGCGAGCAAACTGCCGATCTCCCGCTGGCAGCGCGACCTGACCGACTCCACTGTACTGCGCAACCTCGGTGTCGGCTTCGCCCACAGCGTGATCGCCTACGAAGCCAGCCTCAAAGGCATCAGCAAACTGGAGCTCAACGAGCAGAAGATTGCCGCTGACCTCGACGCTTGCTGGGAAGTATTGGCTGAGCCGATCCAGACCGTGATGCGTCGTTACAACATCGAAAACCCGTACGAGAAGCTCAAAGAACTGACCCGCGGCAAGGGCATCAGCCCTGAAGCGTTGCAGACTTTCATCGACGGTCTGGACATGCCAGCCGCAGCGAAAGCAGAGCTCAAGCAACTGACCCCGGCCAACTACATCGGCAACGCTGTAGCGCAAGCCAAACGCATCTGA